In Populus trichocarpa isolate Nisqually-1 chromosome 12, P.trichocarpa_v4.1, whole genome shotgun sequence, a genomic segment contains:
- the LOC7485181 gene encoding uncharacterized protein LOC7485181 isoform X3 has product MGNTRKDEFYQACAVLKVPLQQVKVLDHPDLQDGFGKVWDHELLAKIIEEEVSSHGIDMIITFDNYGVSGHCNHRDVHYGVCQLLHNVSERSVEAWELISTCILRKYSGPVDIWLSMLLSLRYTDGMTHCLLNEHPRKSFHAMAEHSSQWVWFRKLFVSFSSYTYVNTLRKVEEVKQS; this is encoded by the exons ATGGGAAACACTAGAAAAGACGAGTTCTACCAGGCTTGTGCCGTCCTCAAG GTTCCACTTCAACAGGTGAAGGTTCTAGACCATCCAGATTTGCAG GATGGTTTTGGCAAAGTCTGGGACCATGAATTGTTGGCAAAGATCATTGAAGAGGAGGTATCTAGTCATGGCATTGACATG ATTATTACTTTTGATAACTATGGGGTTTCCGGTCATTGTAATCATCGTGATGTTCATTATGGAGTGTG CCAGCTCCTGCACAATGTTTCAGAAAGAAGTGTGGAAGCCTGGGAACTT ATCAGTACCTGCATTTTGCGGAAGTACAGTGGACCTGTTGATATTTGGTTGTCCATGTTATTATCATTGAGATACACTGATGGAATGACACACTGCCTGCTAAATGAGCATCCCCGGAAGAGCTTCCATGCTATGGCAGAACATTCAAGCCAATGGGTTTG GTTCCGCAAGCTTTTTGTATCATTTTCCAGTTATACTTACGTGAACACGCTTAGAAAGGTCGAGGAGGTAAAGCAGAGTTGA
- the LOC7454007 gene encoding uncharacterized protein LOC7454007 isoform X2, translating into MASKAATPSSPSFILTSGATPFRGRRRMVVVAARGSSSSSSGDQKSKDDRLLQETSSGVHRTKLRVPATIVPWKSAGGGGRVTAVVDPEVGGRRAIAIKRVLQDDDTNTVREFSLFVTARSDNLFTQSWTPVSAKIRGLVVLMHGLNEHSGRYNDFAKELNANGFKVYGMDWIGHGGSDGLHGYVHSLDYAVDDLKSFLDKILTENPGFPCFCFGHSTGAAIVLKAMMDPEVEARVSGVVLTSPAVGIQPSHPLVVILAPVLSFLLPTLQLNSANKKGMPVSRDPDALVAKYSDPLVYTGSVRVRTGYEILRTTAYLQQNLKRLRIPFLVLHGAADTVTDPAASQRLHEEASSTDKTIQLLEGFLHDLLIEPEREEIMKDIIDWFNCRV; encoded by the exons ATGGCTTCAAAGGCAGCTACACCATCATCGCCGTCCTTTATTCTAACGTCCGGTGCAA CCCCTTTCCGCGGCCGGAGACGGATGGTGGTGGTGGCAGCGAGGGGGTCATCTTCGTCTTCGTCAGGTGATCAGAAATCCAAGGATGATAGGTTGTTGCAGGAAACTAGTAGTGGGGTCCACCGGACCAAGTTGCGGGTCCCGGCAACAATTGTGCCATGGAAGagtgctggtggtggtggtagggTGACGGCGGTTGTGGATCCGGAAGTGGGGGGCAGGCGGGCCATTGCGATAAAGAGGGTGTTACAGGATGATGACACCAATACGGTTAGGGAATTTTCACTGTTTGTTACTGCTCGAAGTGACAACCTTTTTACCCAGTCGTGGACCCCAGTTTCTGCTAAAATCAG GGGGCTGGTTGTTCTGATGCATGGTTTGAATGAACACAG TGGCAGATATAATGACTTTGCAAAAGAGTTGAATGCTAATGGATTTAAGGTGTATGGAATGGATTGGATTG GACATGGTGGGAGTGATGGTCTACACGGATATGTTCATTCTCTTGATTACGCTGTTGATGATTTG AAATCATTTCTTGACAAGATCTTAACAGAAAATCCCGGGTTTCCATGTTTTTGCTTTGGGCACTCAACAGGTGCAGCCATTGTTCTCAAG GCGATGATGGATCCAGAAGTCGAAGCCCGTGTATCTGGTGTGGTATTGACTTCACCTGCAGTAGGAATTCAGCCATCCCATCCTTTGGTTGTG ATACTAGCCCCAGTTCTGTCATTTTTGTTACCAACTTTGCAGCTTAATTCAGCAAATAAGAAGGGCATGCCAGTTTCTCGGGACCCAGATGCACTAGTGGCCAAGTATTCGGACCCACTGGTCTACACCGGATCTGTCAGGGTAAGGACTGGCTATGAAATTCTCCGAACAACTGCCTATTTACAGCAGAATCTGAAAAGATTGCGGATTCCATTTCTTGTTCTTCATGGTGCTGCTGACACTGTAACTGACCCGGCTGCTTCTCAAAGACTTCATGAAGAAGCATCCTCAACAGACAAGACAATCCAACTATTAGAAGGTTTCTTGCATGATCTCCTAATTGAACCAGAACGGGAAGAAATCATGAAGGACATAATTGATTGGTTTAATTGTAGAGTGTAA
- the LOC7454007 gene encoding uncharacterized protein LOC7454007 isoform X1: MASKAATPSSPSFILTSGASGRITALFSVQALKSLLMLINAFFLILLAPFRGRRRMVVVAARGSSSSSSGDQKSKDDRLLQETSSGVHRTKLRVPATIVPWKSAGGGGRVTAVVDPEVGGRRAIAIKRVLQDDDTNTVREFSLFVTARSDNLFTQSWTPVSAKIRGLVVLMHGLNEHSGRYNDFAKELNANGFKVYGMDWIGHGGSDGLHGYVHSLDYAVDDLKSFLDKILTENPGFPCFCFGHSTGAAIVLKAMMDPEVEARVSGVVLTSPAVGIQPSHPLVVILAPVLSFLLPTLQLNSANKKGMPVSRDPDALVAKYSDPLVYTGSVRVRTGYEILRTTAYLQQNLKRLRIPFLVLHGAADTVTDPAASQRLHEEASSTDKTIQLLEGFLHDLLIEPEREEIMKDIIDWFNCRV, translated from the exons ATGGCTTCAAAGGCAGCTACACCATCATCGCCGTCCTTTATTCTAACGTCCGGTGCAAGTGGGAGAATTACTGCATTATTTTCCGTTCAAGCGTTAAAAAGCTTGTTGATGCTGATAAATGCATTCTTTTTGATACTTTTAGCCCCTTTCCGCGGCCGGAGACGGATGGTGGTGGTGGCAGCGAGGGGGTCATCTTCGTCTTCGTCAGGTGATCAGAAATCCAAGGATGATAGGTTGTTGCAGGAAACTAGTAGTGGGGTCCACCGGACCAAGTTGCGGGTCCCGGCAACAATTGTGCCATGGAAGagtgctggtggtggtggtagggTGACGGCGGTTGTGGATCCGGAAGTGGGGGGCAGGCGGGCCATTGCGATAAAGAGGGTGTTACAGGATGATGACACCAATACGGTTAGGGAATTTTCACTGTTTGTTACTGCTCGAAGTGACAACCTTTTTACCCAGTCGTGGACCCCAGTTTCTGCTAAAATCAG GGGGCTGGTTGTTCTGATGCATGGTTTGAATGAACACAG TGGCAGATATAATGACTTTGCAAAAGAGTTGAATGCTAATGGATTTAAGGTGTATGGAATGGATTGGATTG GACATGGTGGGAGTGATGGTCTACACGGATATGTTCATTCTCTTGATTACGCTGTTGATGATTTG AAATCATTTCTTGACAAGATCTTAACAGAAAATCCCGGGTTTCCATGTTTTTGCTTTGGGCACTCAACAGGTGCAGCCATTGTTCTCAAG GCGATGATGGATCCAGAAGTCGAAGCCCGTGTATCTGGTGTGGTATTGACTTCACCTGCAGTAGGAATTCAGCCATCCCATCCTTTGGTTGTG ATACTAGCCCCAGTTCTGTCATTTTTGTTACCAACTTTGCAGCTTAATTCAGCAAATAAGAAGGGCATGCCAGTTTCTCGGGACCCAGATGCACTAGTGGCCAAGTATTCGGACCCACTGGTCTACACCGGATCTGTCAGGGTAAGGACTGGCTATGAAATTCTCCGAACAACTGCCTATTTACAGCAGAATCTGAAAAGATTGCGGATTCCATTTCTTGTTCTTCATGGTGCTGCTGACACTGTAACTGACCCGGCTGCTTCTCAAAGACTTCATGAAGAAGCATCCTCAACAGACAAGACAATCCAACTATTAGAAGGTTTCTTGCATGATCTCCTAATTGAACCAGAACGGGAAGAAATCATGAAGGACATAATTGATTGGTTTAATTGTAGAGTGTAA